In Nocardioides cavernae, a single genomic region encodes these proteins:
- a CDS encoding penicillin acylase family protein, protein MTEPADTPDSTPDSTPATEQTTEPASDSGRGSRWQAFKRAPRAVRWTAWTALGLVVLLLVLAAAAVVVVRRPLPQTDGEIEVPGLSASVEVVRDEQGIAQVYADTDADLMFAQGFVHAQERFFEMDFRRHVTAGRLSEIFGSDTLETDRFIRTMGWRRVAEREWALLEPATRDALTAYAAGVNAYIADRSPSQLAAEYSVLGLTGLDYSPAEWDPIDSLAWLKAMAWDLRGNMDAEVDRVLLSLDHTEDEIASLWPAYPFDEHPPIVSGGGVVDGVFEQNASGNATRNPRRPAYAPGVVAALERVRDRLDAMPELIGKGRGIGSNSWVVDGEHSATGKPILANDPHLGISQPGIWMQMGLHCRARTADCTLDTSGFTFSGVPGVIIGHNADIAWGMTNLGPDVTDLFLEQTEGDDRYVRDGATEAMEVHTETIKVRGGDDVEMRVRETVHGPLISDVSTEFATVGANAPTDEPGERGSGYAVALAWTALEPAPTADAILALNRASDWDSFRAAAADFSVPAQNLVYADREGHIGYQSPGRIPIRRAGNDGTMPVEGWVSANDWTGEYIPFDGLPGVLDPEEGFIATANQAVIDERYPYLLTKDWDYGYRSTRIREVLESEGELSVSEMAGLQLDSTNPMAETLVPYLLDVEALPSPYYRNAQNLLRDWDFSSPVDSPAAAYFNVVWRTILDKTFHDELRQRTWPDGGDRWFRVVSQLLSEPAGPWWDDVRTDDTVETRDDILRASLIDARDEMTRRQSRDPRLWEWGHLHRMNLRNPTLGESGVAPVERLFNRNDWEVGGGSSIVDATSWNAVEGFEVTAAPSMRMVVSLADWDDSRWINLTGVSGHPASSHFSDQTELYVDGETLPWAFTRGAVQAAAEDTLVLTPAE, encoded by the coding sequence ATGACCGAGCCTGCCGACACCCCCGACTCCACCCCCGACTCCACCCCCGCGACCGAGCAGACCACCGAGCCCGCCAGCGACTCCGGTCGCGGCTCGCGCTGGCAGGCCTTCAAGCGTGCGCCCCGGGCGGTGCGATGGACGGCCTGGACGGCGCTGGGCCTCGTGGTGCTGCTCCTGGTGCTCGCCGCGGCGGCCGTGGTCGTCGTACGCCGGCCGCTGCCGCAGACCGACGGCGAGATCGAGGTCCCCGGCCTGTCGGCGAGCGTCGAGGTGGTCCGCGACGAGCAGGGCATCGCGCAGGTCTACGCCGACACCGACGCCGACCTGATGTTCGCGCAGGGCTTCGTGCACGCGCAGGAACGCTTCTTCGAGATGGACTTCCGCCGCCACGTGACCGCGGGTCGGCTCTCGGAGATCTTCGGTTCCGACACCCTCGAGACCGACCGCTTCATCCGCACGATGGGCTGGCGCCGCGTCGCCGAGCGCGAGTGGGCGCTGCTGGAGCCGGCGACGCGTGACGCGCTGACGGCGTACGCCGCCGGGGTCAACGCCTACATCGCCGACCGCAGCCCGTCGCAGCTGGCGGCTGAGTACAGCGTGCTGGGGCTCACCGGCCTCGACTACTCCCCGGCGGAGTGGGACCCGATCGACTCGCTCGCCTGGCTCAAGGCGATGGCGTGGGACCTGCGCGGCAACATGGACGCCGAGGTCGACCGGGTGCTGCTCTCGCTCGACCACACCGAGGACGAGATCGCCTCGCTGTGGCCCGCCTACCCCTTCGACGAGCACCCGCCGATCGTCAGCGGCGGCGGGGTCGTCGACGGGGTCTTCGAGCAGAACGCCTCGGGCAACGCGACCCGCAACCCCCGCCGGCCGGCGTACGCCCCGGGTGTCGTCGCCGCCCTCGAGCGGGTGCGCGACCGGCTCGACGCGATGCCCGAGCTGATCGGCAAGGGCCGCGGGATCGGCAGCAACTCGTGGGTCGTCGACGGGGAGCACAGCGCGACCGGCAAGCCGATCCTGGCCAACGACCCCCACCTCGGCATCAGCCAGCCCGGCATCTGGATGCAGATGGGTCTGCACTGCCGCGCGCGGACGGCCGACTGCACGCTCGACACGTCGGGCTTCACGTTCTCCGGGGTGCCGGGCGTCATCATCGGCCACAACGCCGACATCGCGTGGGGGATGACCAACCTCGGCCCCGACGTCACCGACCTCTTCCTCGAGCAGACCGAGGGCGACGACCGCTACGTCCGCGACGGCGCGACCGAGGCGATGGAGGTGCACACCGAGACGATCAAGGTGCGCGGCGGGGACGACGTCGAGATGCGCGTGCGCGAGACGGTCCACGGGCCGCTGATCAGCGACGTCTCGACGGAGTTCGCGACCGTCGGCGCCAACGCACCCACCGATGAGCCGGGCGAGCGGGGGAGCGGGTACGCCGTCGCGCTGGCATGGACCGCCCTCGAGCCGGCGCCGACCGCCGACGCGATCCTCGCCCTCAACCGCGCCTCGGACTGGGACTCGTTCCGTGCGGCCGCCGCCGACTTCTCGGTGCCTGCGCAGAACCTCGTCTACGCCGACCGGGAGGGCCACATCGGCTACCAGTCGCCCGGCCGGATCCCGATCCGCCGGGCCGGCAACGACGGCACCATGCCGGTGGAGGGCTGGGTCAGCGCCAACGACTGGACCGGCGAGTACATCCCCTTCGACGGGCTGCCGGGCGTGCTGGACCCGGAGGAGGGCTTCATCGCGACGGCCAACCAGGCCGTCATCGACGAGCGCTACCCCTACCTCCTCACCAAGGACTGGGACTACGGCTACCGCTCGACGCGCATCCGCGAGGTGCTCGAGAGCGAGGGCGAGCTGTCCGTCTCGGAGATGGCCGGGCTCCAGCTCGACTCCACCAACCCGATGGCCGAGACGCTGGTGCCCTACCTCCTCGACGTCGAGGCGCTGCCGTCCCCCTACTACCGCAACGCCCAGAACCTGCTGCGCGACTGGGACTTCTCCTCGCCGGTCGACAGTCCGGCCGCCGCCTACTTCAACGTCGTGTGGCGCACGATCCTCGACAAGACCTTCCACGACGAGCTGCGGCAGCGCACCTGGCCCGACGGCGGCGACCGGTGGTTCCGCGTGGTCAGCCAGCTGCTGTCGGAGCCCGCCGGGCCGTGGTGGGACGACGTACGCACCGACGACACGGTGGAGACCCGTGACGACATCCTGCGGGCCTCGCTCATCGACGCCCGCGACGAGATGACGCGCCGTCAGTCCCGCGACCCGCGCCTGTGGGAGTGGGGGCACCTGCACCGCATGAACCTCCGCAACCCCACGCTCGGCGAGTCGGGCGTCGCGCCGGTCGAGCGCCTCTTCAACCGCAACGACTGGGAGGTGGGCGGCGGCTCGTCCATCGTCGACGCCACGTCGTGGAACGCCGTCGAGGGCTTCGAGGTCACCGCCGCACCGTCGATGCGGATGGTCGTCTCGCTCGCCGACTGGGACGACTCGCGGTGGATCAACCTCACCGGCGTCTCCGGGCACCCGGCCTCGTCGCACTTCTCCGACCAGACCGAGCTCTACGTCGACGGCGAGACGCTGCCCTGGGCCTTCACCCGTGGCGCCGTCCAGGCGGCGGCCGAGGACACCCTGGTGCTCACGCCTGCGGAGTGA
- a CDS encoding 5-formyltetrahydrofolate cyclo-ligase translates to MGPGHSAAKTALRDQVLAARKRRPLEAAGGFAASVADAALAWEPVRSAATVAAYVSVGSEPGTGLLLDVLAAAGKRVLLPVVLPGLDLDWAEYTGREGLAPAVRGLLEPTAPRLGREAIAQADVVLVPGTGVSLSGARLGQGGGCYDRALPRVSPGTPVAVVLYDDEVGLAVPAEPHDVRVGFALTSHGVRALLESPDIR, encoded by the coding sequence GTGGGACCAGGACACTCGGCGGCCAAGACCGCACTGCGCGACCAGGTGCTGGCTGCCCGCAAGCGGCGCCCGCTCGAGGCCGCCGGCGGGTTCGCGGCGTCCGTCGCCGACGCGGCGCTGGCGTGGGAGCCGGTCCGGTCCGCCGCCACCGTCGCGGCGTACGTCTCGGTCGGCAGCGAGCCCGGCACCGGCCTCCTGCTCGACGTGCTCGCCGCAGCCGGCAAGCGGGTGCTGCTGCCGGTGGTGCTGCCGGGGCTCGACCTCGACTGGGCCGAGTACACCGGTCGGGAGGGCCTCGCCCCCGCGGTGCGCGGCCTCCTCGAGCCGACCGCGCCACGACTCGGGCGCGAGGCGATCGCGCAGGCCGACGTCGTCCTCGTGCCGGGCACCGGGGTCTCGCTGTCCGGAGCGCGGCTCGGCCAGGGCGGCGGGTGCTACGACCGCGCCCTGCCCCGCGTCTCCCCCGGCACCCCCGTCGCCGTGGTGCTGTACGACGACGAGGTCGGCCTCGCCGTGCCCGCCGAGCCCCACGACGTGCGGGTCGGCTTCGCCCTGACGTCGCACGGGGTCAGGGCCCTGCTGGAGTCACCGGATATCCGGTGA
- a CDS encoding UTP--glucose-1-phosphate uridylyltransferase produces MASKGNPQGLALAREKMRQAGVDDVAIDTFAHYYRLLEHGETGMIAEGSIEPLDMESLADVEVAEGDAAEAVRKTAVIKLNGGLGTSMGMERAKSLLCVRRGLSFLDIIARQVLHLRKEYDATLPLLFMNSFRTSSDTMAALARYEDLPVEGLPLEFLQNKEPKLLAADLMPAAYPKQPDLEWCPPGHGDIYTALRGTGLLARLLDAGYRYVFVSNSDNLGAVPDARVAGWFAQSGAPFAIEAVRRTPSDRKGGHFARRKADGRIVLRESAQTLDADKDALADLTRHKYCSTNNLWFDLQAMVDALDARGGILGLPLIKNVKHLDPADSSTPEVIQIETAMGAAIEVFEGALTIEVGRDRFVPVKTTDDLLVLRSDVYDLGRDFVLDQTGDEVPFVSLDGDFYKLVGDFDKRFPEGAPSLREAESFTVEGDWTFGKGVRVVGDVALGASSAQRIEGGTVLSEPDPAQGTDG; encoded by the coding sequence ATGGCAAGCAAGGGCAACCCGCAGGGCCTCGCGCTCGCGCGCGAGAAGATGCGCCAGGCCGGCGTGGACGACGTCGCGATCGACACGTTCGCGCACTACTACCGGCTCCTCGAGCACGGTGAGACCGGCATGATCGCCGAGGGCTCGATCGAGCCCCTCGACATGGAGTCGCTGGCCGACGTCGAGGTCGCCGAGGGCGACGCCGCCGAGGCCGTCCGCAAGACCGCGGTCATCAAGCTCAACGGCGGCCTCGGCACGTCGATGGGCATGGAGCGAGCGAAGTCGCTGCTGTGCGTGCGCCGCGGCCTGAGCTTCCTCGACATCATCGCCCGGCAGGTGCTGCACCTCCGCAAGGAGTACGACGCCACGCTGCCGCTGCTGTTCATGAACTCCTTCCGCACCTCGTCCGACACCATGGCCGCGCTCGCGCGCTACGAGGACCTTCCGGTCGAGGGCCTGCCGCTGGAGTTCCTGCAGAACAAGGAGCCCAAGCTCCTCGCCGCCGACCTGATGCCCGCGGCCTACCCGAAGCAGCCCGACCTCGAGTGGTGCCCGCCCGGCCACGGCGACATCTACACCGCGCTGCGCGGCACCGGCCTGCTGGCGCGGCTGCTCGACGCCGGCTACCGCTACGTCTTCGTCTCCAACTCCGACAACCTCGGCGCGGTGCCCGACGCGCGGGTGGCCGGCTGGTTCGCCCAGAGCGGGGCGCCGTTCGCCATCGAGGCCGTGCGTCGTACGCCCTCGGACCGCAAGGGCGGCCACTTCGCCCGCCGGAAGGCCGACGGCCGCATCGTGCTGCGCGAGTCCGCGCAGACGCTCGACGCCGACAAGGACGCGCTGGCCGACCTCACCCGCCACAAGTACTGCTCGACCAACAACCTGTGGTTCGACCTGCAGGCGATGGTCGACGCGCTCGACGCCCGCGGCGGCATCCTCGGCCTGCCGCTGATCAAGAACGTCAAGCACCTCGACCCGGCCGACAGCTCGACGCCCGAGGTCATCCAGATCGAGACGGCGATGGGCGCCGCGATCGAGGTGTTCGAGGGCGCGCTCACGATCGAGGTCGGCCGCGACCGCTTCGTCCCCGTGAAGACGACCGACGACCTGCTCGTGCTGCGCTCCGACGTCTACGACCTCGGCCGCGACTTCGTGCTCGACCAGACGGGCGACGAGGTGCCGTTCGTGTCGCTGGACGGCGACTTCTACAAGCTGGTCGGTGACTTCGACAAGCGCTTCCCCGAGGGCGCCCCGTCGCTGCGGGAGGCCGAGTCGTTCACCGTCGAGGGCGACTGGACCTTCGGCAAGGGCGTGCGCGTCGTGGGCGACGTCGCGCTCGGGGCCTCCTCCGCCCAGCGCATCGAGGGCGGCACCGTCCTGAGCGAGCCGGACCCGGCCCAGGGCACCGATGGCTGA
- the glp gene encoding molybdotransferase-like divisome protein Glp, translating to MADLLPVADYVERILATVSPLPAFPQPLMEALGLALAEDVVAPISLPSFDNSAMDGYAVVAEDVAGASEDAPVTLPVVGEIGAGQSSILALSPGTAVKIMTGAPVPAGATTVVPYEWTDRGVANVRIGRAATPGQHIRPTGDDITEGDMLLEEGTVLGPRHLGMLAAVGRATVRTRPRPRVVVISTGSELRDPGTPLGRDSIYDGNSYLLAAAARAAGAIAYRVGIVPDETHAFSEALSDQLVRADIVVTSGGVSEGDFDVVKESLSHHGSMWFGGVGMQPGKPQGFGTVGEDDTPVFTLPGNPVSSYVSFEMFVLPAIRRMMGKLPYARPAGRARLTHGLSSPEGKVQLVRGHYETDRGGTFVSPVGGHGSHLIGDLAAANCLIEVPADTTAIPAGEMVAIRKLDEEF from the coding sequence ATGGCTGACCTGCTGCCCGTTGCCGACTACGTCGAGCGCATCCTCGCCACGGTCTCCCCGCTGCCGGCCTTCCCGCAGCCCCTGATGGAGGCCCTCGGGCTCGCCCTGGCCGAGGACGTGGTCGCACCGATCTCGCTGCCGAGCTTCGACAACTCCGCGATGGACGGCTACGCCGTGGTCGCCGAGGACGTCGCCGGCGCGAGCGAGGACGCCCCGGTCACCCTCCCTGTCGTCGGTGAGATCGGTGCCGGCCAGTCCTCGATCCTGGCCCTGTCGCCGGGCACCGCGGTCAAGATCATGACCGGCGCCCCAGTGCCGGCCGGCGCGACGACGGTCGTGCCCTACGAGTGGACCGACCGCGGCGTCGCCAACGTGCGGATCGGCCGCGCCGCCACGCCCGGCCAGCACATCCGGCCGACCGGCGACGACATCACCGAGGGCGACATGCTGCTGGAGGAGGGCACGGTCCTGGGGCCGCGCCACCTCGGCATGCTCGCCGCCGTGGGTCGCGCGACCGTCCGCACCCGGCCCCGCCCGCGCGTCGTCGTCATCTCCACCGGCTCCGAGCTCCGCGACCCCGGTACGCCGCTGGGCCGCGACTCGATCTACGACGGCAACTCCTACCTCCTGGCCGCCGCCGCCCGCGCGGCCGGTGCGATCGCCTACCGCGTCGGCATCGTTCCCGACGAGACGCACGCCTTCTCCGAGGCGCTGAGCGACCAGCTCGTCCGTGCCGACATCGTCGTCACGAGCGGCGGCGTGAGCGAGGGCGACTTCGACGTCGTCAAGGAGTCGTTGTCGCACCACGGCTCGATGTGGTTCGGCGGCGTCGGCATGCAGCCCGGCAAGCCGCAGGGCTTCGGCACCGTCGGCGAGGACGACACTCCGGTCTTCACCCTCCCCGGCAACCCGGTCTCGTCCTACGTCTCGTTCGAGATGTTCGTGCTGCCCGCGATCCGCCGGATGATGGGCAAGCTGCCCTACGCCCGGCCCGCCGGGCGCGCCCGGCTCACCCACGGCCTGTCGTCGCCGGAGGGCAAGGTGCAGCTCGTCCGCGGCCACTACGAGACCGACCGTGGCGGCACCTTCGTGTCGCCCGTCGGCGGTCACGGCTCGCACCTCATCGGCGACCTCGCTGCGGCCAACTGCCTCATCGAGGTGCCCGCCGACACGACCGCGATCCCGGCCGGCGAGATGGTCGCCATCCGCAAGCTCGACGAGGAGTTCTGA
- the moaC gene encoding cyclic pyranopterin monophosphate synthase MoaC, translating into MGDQQGRLTHVDEHGAARMVDVGDKPVTTRTASATGRVLVSPAVIELLRGEGVPKGDALAVARIAGIMGAKQTPALIPLCHPLAISGVTVDLEVTDESVDITATVRTTDRTGVEMEALTAVSVAALTVVDMVKAVDKAATITDIQVESKSGGRSGPWKR; encoded by the coding sequence ATGGGGGACCAGCAGGGTCGGCTGACCCACGTGGACGAGCACGGTGCCGCTCGCATGGTCGACGTGGGTGACAAGCCCGTCACGACCCGTACGGCGTCCGCCACCGGCCGCGTGCTCGTCAGTCCGGCCGTGATCGAGCTGCTGCGCGGCGAGGGCGTGCCCAAGGGCGACGCGCTGGCGGTGGCCCGCATCGCCGGGATCATGGGTGCCAAGCAGACGCCCGCGTTGATCCCGCTGTGCCACCCGCTGGCGATCTCCGGCGTGACCGTCGACCTCGAGGTCACCGACGAGTCCGTCGACATCACCGCGACCGTCCGCACCACCGACCGCACCGGCGTCGAGATGGAGGCGCTGACCGCCGTCTCGGTGGCCGCGCTGACCGTCGTCGACATGGTCAAGGCGGTCGACAAGGCCGCGACCATCACCGACATCCAGGTCGAGAGCAAGAGCGGCGGTCGCTCGGGCCCCTGGAAGCGGTGA
- a CDS encoding MogA/MoaB family molybdenum cofactor biosynthesis protein, whose product MSLQAAVVVASNRAAAGTYADETGPLIAGWLREQGFECGDPAVVPDGDPVREAIAAAVAAGARLVLTTGGTGLTPTDRTPEATAPLLDREVPGIAEAIRAAGVAKGVPTAMLSRGLAGITGDCLVVNLPGSRGGVKDGLGVLEPVVRHAVEQVVGSDH is encoded by the coding sequence ATGAGCCTCCAGGCGGCGGTGGTCGTCGCGTCCAACCGCGCCGCGGCCGGGACGTACGCCGACGAGACCGGGCCGCTGATCGCCGGCTGGCTGCGCGAGCAGGGCTTCGAGTGCGGCGACCCCGCCGTCGTCCCCGACGGCGACCCGGTGCGCGAGGCGATTGCCGCGGCCGTGGCCGCCGGCGCCCGGCTGGTCCTCACCACCGGTGGCACCGGTCTCACGCCCACCGACCGCACACCGGAGGCAACCGCGCCGCTGCTCGACCGCGAGGTGCCCGGGATCGCCGAGGCGATCCGCGCGGCCGGGGTGGCCAAGGGCGTGCCGACGGCGATGCTCTCGCGTGGCCTCGCCGGGATCACCGGCGACTGCCTGGTCGTCAACCTCCCCGGCTCCCGCGGCGGGGTGAAGGACGGCCTGGGCGTCCTCGAGCCCGTCGTCCGCCACGCCGTGGAGCAGGTCGTCGGGAGCGACCATTGA
- a CDS encoding GNAT family N-acetyltransferase — MSGLSVTSPGWPARLESQGLVVRALRRSDADEWQAVRARNHDWLRPWDATVPPGASPRPSSYKVVTRSLLHQAKLGQCLPFVIEVGGSFAGQVTVSNVARGSAQWGSIGYWVAAEVAGRGIAPRAVGMVIDHCLGPVGLHRVEICVRPENTNSLRVVEKLGLEQVGYAPRFLHIDGAWRDHRIFAVTAEEAPEGVVTRLETHQSHQ, encoded by the coding sequence TTGAGCGGCCTGTCCGTCACCTCTCCCGGGTGGCCCGCCCGGCTGGAGTCGCAGGGCCTGGTCGTGCGCGCCCTTCGCAGGTCCGACGCCGACGAGTGGCAGGCCGTGCGCGCCCGCAACCACGACTGGCTGCGGCCGTGGGACGCCACCGTGCCGCCGGGCGCATCGCCGCGCCCGTCGTCGTACAAGGTGGTCACCCGTTCCCTGCTCCACCAGGCCAAGCTGGGGCAGTGCCTGCCCTTCGTCATCGAGGTAGGGGGCAGCTTCGCCGGCCAGGTCACGGTGAGCAACGTCGCGCGCGGCTCGGCGCAGTGGGGGTCGATCGGCTACTGGGTCGCCGCCGAGGTCGCCGGCCGCGGGATCGCGCCCCGCGCAGTGGGCATGGTGATCGACCACTGCCTCGGCCCCGTCGGGCTGCACCGCGTCGAGATCTGCGTCCGTCCAGAGAACACCAACTCCCTGCGCGTGGTGGAGAAGCTGGGTCTCGAGCAGGTGGGGTACGCCCCACGCTTCCTGCACATCGACGGGGCGTGGCGCGACCACCGGATCTTCGCGGTCACGGCTGAGGAGGCCCCTGAGGGTGTGGTCACGCGGCTCGAGACACACCAGTCACACCAGTAG
- the sepX gene encoding divisome protein SepX/GlpR, translating into MDLSALIFVALAVAWAVYLIPKALKHHDEVVRSRSVEKFSHTMRVLARREPVDRRNARLVVSPIRAALRPPVETKAHAEPEVVAASVTTEVTREVTTTVTAGRTPTSQPSRALSPVAERASARRAAKRRRNVLALVLLANAVVVGLAVAKVVGWPWVAAPVAVLVAWLVACRVSVRAERRQRAARSAIEIGMPPIVEEELDDSDHTGEITVTPPQPRVPDAPASPAADAPAVVTGEVQVVGAWDMVPTTLPTYVSKPAAQRRTVSTIDLDSTGVWSSGHNDGDSALARSAEQSAKAAREAGETRRASGA; encoded by the coding sequence GTGGACCTGAGCGCTCTCATCTTCGTCGCCCTTGCCGTGGCGTGGGCCGTCTACCTGATCCCCAAGGCCCTCAAGCACCATGACGAGGTCGTCCGCAGCCGTTCCGTCGAGAAGTTCTCCCACACGATGCGCGTCCTCGCCCGACGCGAGCCCGTCGACCGCCGCAACGCGCGCCTGGTCGTCTCGCCGATCCGCGCCGCGCTGCGCCCGCCGGTCGAGACCAAGGCCCACGCCGAGCCCGAGGTCGTCGCCGCGTCGGTCACCACCGAGGTGACCCGTGAGGTCACCACCACCGTCACCGCGGGCCGTACGCCGACGAGCCAGCCGTCGCGTGCCCTGTCGCCGGTCGCCGAGCGGGCGTCCGCCCGCCGGGCCGCGAAGCGCCGCCGCAACGTCCTCGCGCTCGTCCTGCTCGCCAACGCCGTCGTGGTCGGCCTCGCTGTCGCGAAGGTCGTCGGCTGGCCGTGGGTCGCCGCGCCGGTCGCCGTCCTGGTCGCCTGGTTGGTGGCCTGCCGGGTGTCGGTGCGCGCAGAGCGCCGCCAGCGCGCCGCCCGCTCCGCGATCGAGATCGGCATGCCGCCGATCGTCGAGGAGGAGCTCGACGACTCCGACCACACCGGCGAGATCACGGTGACCCCGCCCCAACCCCGCGTGCCCGACGCCCCGGCCTCGCCCGCGGCCGACGCCCCCGCCGTGGTCACCGGCGAGGTCCAGGTCGTCGGCGCCTGGGACATGGTGCCCACCACGCTGCCGACCTACGTGAGCAAGCCGGCCGCCCAGCGGCGTACGGTCTCCACGATCGACCTCGACTCCACAGGCGTCTGGTCGAGCGGCCACAACGACGGCGACTCCGCCCTCGCGCGCTCGGCCGAGCAGTCCGCCAAGGCGGCGCGCGAGGCCGGCGAGACCCGCCGCGCCAGCGGCGCCTGA
- a CDS encoding DUF2254 domain-containing protein has translation MSWAARFQLRQHFRQSLWAVPLLGAIAGAGLAVIDLGVEARVTMPGSWSYSPSTAISVLTTVSGAMVGLLGLVVTVGVLVVQMATGTLSPRFMRLWYRDRLQKLVLAAFTATFAFSFALLGTIEAGSVPDLGVTMAGFAVAVDLVLLLLYLDRFVHALRPVAVAAAVARSGRAVVAEVDDAGIDLQAGNQSPREVQGRRAQVRSRKSGAIQAMDARGMVAVATRHDLTCVLTCSVGDFVNAGSVVMDVYGSPDRRVLRRLRGKIALGHERTIDQDPAYALRIIVDIAIRALSPAVNDPTTATQMINYLGAVLTDVGERELGRHGYLFDAEGHLRLAFRMRTWDDYLHLGVSEIREYGRGSPQVCRRLRAMLADLEDTVLPVNRPAVRRELEVLDRTVRLSFIEGPDQAFALGRDRQGIGGASQAPPVAHVADGE, from the coding sequence ATGAGCTGGGCCGCCCGTTTCCAGCTGCGGCAGCACTTCCGCCAGAGCCTGTGGGCAGTGCCCCTGCTGGGTGCGATCGCCGGCGCGGGACTCGCCGTCATCGACCTGGGTGTGGAGGCTCGGGTCACGATGCCTGGATCGTGGTCCTACTCGCCGTCGACCGCGATCAGCGTGCTGACGACGGTGTCCGGGGCGATGGTCGGGCTCCTGGGCCTCGTCGTCACGGTCGGCGTCCTCGTCGTCCAGATGGCCACCGGCACCCTCTCGCCGCGCTTCATGCGACTTTGGTATCGCGACCGCCTGCAAAAGCTGGTGCTCGCTGCGTTCACCGCGACCTTCGCCTTCTCGTTCGCGCTGCTCGGCACCATCGAGGCTGGGTCAGTACCGGATCTCGGGGTGACCATGGCCGGCTTCGCCGTCGCCGTCGACCTGGTGCTGCTGTTGTTGTACCTGGACCGTTTCGTGCACGCGCTGCGTCCGGTCGCGGTCGCCGCAGCGGTGGCGCGGTCGGGTCGAGCTGTCGTCGCCGAGGTCGATGACGCCGGGATCGACCTGCAGGCCGGGAACCAGAGTCCCCGGGAGGTGCAGGGCCGCAGGGCCCAGGTCCGGTCGAGGAAGTCGGGCGCGATCCAGGCGATGGACGCGCGCGGGATGGTCGCCGTCGCCACCCGGCACGACCTCACGTGCGTGCTCACGTGCTCCGTCGGCGACTTCGTGAACGCCGGCTCGGTGGTCATGGACGTCTACGGCTCACCGGACCGCCGCGTGCTGCGACGGCTCCGCGGGAAGATCGCGTTGGGGCACGAACGAACGATCGACCAGGACCCCGCGTACGCGCTGCGGATCATCGTCGACATCGCCATCCGGGCACTCTCGCCCGCTGTGAACGACCCCACCACAGCAACGCAGATGATCAACTACCTGGGCGCCGTGCTCACTGACGTCGGAGAGCGGGAGCTGGGCAGGCACGGGTACCTGTTCGACGCGGAGGGACATCTGAGGCTCGCCTTTCGCATGCGCACCTGGGACGACTACCTCCACCTCGGTGTCTCGGAGATCCGGGAGTACGGGCGGGGTTCTCCGCAGGTGTGCCGTCGCCTGAGGGCGATGCTCGCAGACCTCGAGGACACCGTCCTGCCCGTCAATCGGCCCGCGGTCCGACGCGAGCTCGAGGTGCTGGACCGGACCGTACGGCTCTCCTTCATCGAGGGCCCCGACCAGGCGTTCGCGCTCGGACGGGACCGGCAGGGAATCGGCGGGGCCTCCCAGGCGCCGCCCGTGGCCCACGTCGCTGACGGGGAGTAG
- a CDS encoding aldose 1-epimerase family protein — protein sequence MRAPPSGEQYGIAHRDSEAVVTQVGATLRHYSVGAMDVVDGFGAGRRATDGRGQVLAPWPNRLTDGHYEYRGRPCQAPLNEIGRHDAIHGLVRWLDWTLVERDAAAVTLACAVRPQPGYEWHLHLQVTYALDESGLTVTLEAVNADRDPAPFGVGFHPYLTLGTASIDGLDLTVPAAAFVDPDGPAGVTTSTGVAGTPHDFRQPRRIGPIELDTAFSDLVVGRDGRAVARLGDPADGRSVELWVDHAFRHLMVYTADQVSEPHRRRTAVAIEPMTCPPDAFRTGVDLLELEPGTPWRCSWGLRPVVDPTRLSDAR from the coding sequence ATGCGGGCCCCGCCGTCGGGTGAGCAGTACGGCATCGCGCACCGCGACTCGGAAGCGGTCGTCACACAGGTCGGTGCGACCCTCCGCCACTACAGCGTGGGCGCGATGGACGTGGTCGACGGCTTCGGAGCCGGCAGGCGCGCCACCGACGGCCGGGGACAGGTGCTCGCACCCTGGCCCAACAGGCTGACCGACGGGCACTACGAGTATCGCGGCCGTCCTTGTCAGGCGCCGCTGAACGAGATCGGTCGACACGACGCCATCCACGGACTGGTGCGCTGGCTCGACTGGACCCTCGTCGAGCGGGACGCCGCTGCGGTCACCCTGGCCTGCGCCGTTCGCCCGCAACCCGGGTACGAGTGGCACCTCCACCTCCAGGTCACCTACGCGCTGGACGAGTCGGGGTTGACGGTGACCCTCGAGGCGGTCAATGCCGATCGTGACCCAGCACCGTTCGGGGTCGGCTTCCATCCCTACCTCACGCTCGGCACGGCGTCGATCGACGGACTCGACCTGACCGTCCCTGCTGCCGCCTTCGTCGATCCGGACGGTCCGGCCGGCGTGACGACGTCGACCGGCGTGGCCGGGACCCCGCACGACTTCCGGCAGCCGCGCAGGATCGGACCGATCGAGCTGGACACGGCGTTCAGCGACCTCGTCGTCGGCCGCGACGGACGTGCGGTGGCTCGTCTGGGCGACCCGGCTGACGGACGGTCCGTCGAGCTGTGGGTCGACCACGCCTTTCGTCACCTCATGGTCTACACCGCAGACCAGGTGAGCGAGCCGCACCGACGGCGCACAGCCGTTGCCATCGAGCCGATGACCTGTCCTCCGGACGCCTTCCGCACCGGCGTGGACCTCCTCGAGCTGGAGCCGGGAACACCGTGGCGGTGCTCGTGGGGGCTGCGTCCGGTCGTCGATCCGACGCGCCTGAGCGACGCGCGCTGA